The stretch of DNA CTGGGGCAACGCCAAGGCGCAGCAGTATATGCGCGTGGCTGAAACCGAGGGCATCCCCATCCATACCTATATTTTTACGCCCGGTTCCTATCCCCTTGAGGACTACCCCGGCGCGGCCCAGCAGATCGCCCGCAATATTTACAGCATGGCGGGCCTGCGGGTGCCGGTCGTTACGGTTATTTCCGAAGGCGGCTCCGGCGGGGCCGAGGCCATCGGCCTGGCGGACAAGCGGCTTATGCTCTCCCACGGCTACTATTCCGTCATTTCGCCCGAAGGGGCCGCCGCCATTGAGGGCCGCCTCAAGGCCGGGCAGCGCGCCACGCCGGAGCTTATTGAGCACTGCGCGGAGCACCTCAAAATTACGGCGCAGGACAACCTGAAGTTCGGCTATATCGACCGCATTGTGCAGGAGCCCCCCTTGGGGGCGCGGCCCTGGCATTTCGACTTTTTCCGTCAGCTCAGGCAGGAAGTGCTGCGCGCCACGGACGAGGTGGTCATTTCCACCCGCAAGATGCCTGTGCTCAAGCGCCTGGCGCTTTCGCGCGTGCGGCGGCCCGACGCCAATCTGGACGACATGTACACCCGCTGGGGGCTTTCCTCCGCGGCCAAGGACCGCCTGCGCGCAAAGCGGCAGCAGAAGTTTCTGCGGCTCTCGCGCCAGGCCGCGCGCGACCGCCGCCCCTTCCTCACCAAGATGGCCGCCGCCTCCTGGGACTGGATCTCCAAACCCTGGATCAGCTTCAAGTACGATTTCTACCGCAAGCACCAGCGGCAGATACGCACCTTTGTGGAAGAGATGGGCAACGAGTGGGAGGTATTCAAGGGCAGGCTGCTGGCCCCTTGGCGTCGGCTCACCCGCAAGCTGCCCAGCGCCCGGCCAGATAACAAGGCCAAGGAGCTGACGGCCCTTTCCACCTGGTCGGACGACGGCCGCCGCAGCAAGTGGAACTACATCTCGCCCCGCTACAAGATCGACCGCGCCGTAACCTGCCCCAACAGCGCCTCTTACGGCTGCCTGGACCTCTGGGGGCCGGACCTTTTTGCCGAATTTGCCGGCGTGTGCAGCCACTGCGGCTACCACTTCCCCATGGAGCCGGAATGGTATGTGAAAAACGTCTTTGACCTCGGCTCGGTGTTTGAATTTAACAGCGAAATTGAGGCGGGCAACCCCCTGGACTTTCCCGGCTTCGGGGAGCGCATCGCCGCCGCCCAAAAGAAGACCGGGGCCAAGAGCGGCTGCATGACCTTTGAGGCCCGCATCGACAACATCAAGATGGTGGTGGCCATGCTCATGGGCACCTTCCGCGGCGGCTCCGTGGGCGCGGCCGAAGGCTATAAGTTTGTGGAGGCCGCCCAGCGCGCCGCCAAAAAGCGCTACCCCTTCCTGGCCTATGTGCACGGCACCGCCGGCATCCGCATCCAGGAGGGCACCCACGGCGTCATCCAGATGCCGCGCTGCACCGTGGCCGTGCGCCGCTACATTGAATCCGGCGGGCTGTACATGGTGCTCTACGACACCAATTCCTTTGCCGGGCCGGTGGCCAGCTTTCTTGGCTGCTCGCCCTACCAGTTTGCCGTGCGCTCGTCCAACATCGGCTTTGCCGGGCCGGGCGTCATTAAAGAAACCACGGGCATGGACGTGCCGCCCAAGTACCACCGCTCCTACCGGGCCCTCTCGCGCGGGCACATTCAGGCCATCTGGGACCGGCGGCAGATTCGCGCCAACCTCAAACAGGCCCTGCTCACCATCGGCGGGCGGAACCTGTATTATCGCTAGGACGTTATGATCAACATCTCCGCACTGCTGGACGAAATCAAGGCCGCGCCCTACCGCGAAATCGTCATCAGCACCCCCCACACGGGGCGCGTGACCTTCGCCGGGCTGCACCAGGGGGAAACGGCCCTGGGGCCGCAAGGCCTCTGGAAGGAAAAACCCGGCACCCTCGTGGCCACCCTGGAGCGCGAACACAACCCCAAGCCCATCTGCGCCCCGGAAAAAGGCGAGGTCAGCCGCATTCATACGGAGCTGGAAGGGGCCTTTGTGGAGGCGGGCACGCCTTTGGCCGTGCTGCGGCACAAGCTCACCCGCGCCGAGGTGGAGCACATCATTCTGCAAAAAGCCCTGCACCTCTTCCTTGCGCCGGAGCGCGCCAAATACTACTTCACGCCTGAGGTGGACAAAAAAATCCGCGCGGCGGACGCCCAGTCCGTGGCGGTGCGCGACGGTATGGAAATTCTGATCATGTCGCGCATGAAGCGGGAAGTGCCCCTCAACTACACGGGGCCGGACGGCGTCATCTACGCCGTTTACTTTAAATACAACGAGAATATGGACGTCGGCGCGCCGCTTATCGGCGTCTGCCCCAAGGACCAGTTGTCCGCCATTCAGGAAGTGGTCATGCGCGTGCGCACGGAATGGTCTGAAACGGAATAGTCGAGGCCCCGCAGCGCTCGCTGTCCTGGCGGCGCACAGGCGCACGCCGCCGCAAAGGCGCACGGCGAGGCCCTGCGACGCTGGGCGGGAGGGCCTGCCAGCCTGCGCGAAGGCGCATTCGCAAACCCCAATGAGCTGAAAATCCGTTGCGCTTTGGGCGGGCTTCGGCCCGCGCCCGGAGCCGGTTTTTTTGAGGAGGGCGTATGGGTAAGGCCCTGCAGATTCGCGTCACAGCCGTGACCTGGAACGAAGACCTGCTGGAGCAGCTTTGGCCGCAGCTGACCGAGCTGGCTTTCAGCGTGCCCATCAAACACGAAAAGCACGGCGTGCTGGAAATGGTGCGCGCCCTGGACGAGGGCCTGCAGTTTCTGCCCTGGTCCGAAGCCCGGCGCGCGGCCCTGGGCCCCGGCATCCGCGAGGCGGCCCGCATCAAGACCGCGCTGGAGGCCGCCCTGGCCGATTGGCAACCCCGTGAGGCCAACGCCCTGAGCGACAAGCTGGAAGACGTGCTGGACAGCCTGGAACAGGCCTTTGTGGCCTGACGCACGGCCCAACGCAACCTAACGGAGAATACTCCATGCTGAACAAAGTAATGATCATCGGCCGGCTGGGGCGCGACCCGGAGCTGCGCTACACGCAGAGCGGCGCTCCTGTGGCTTCCTTGAACGTGGCTACGGACGAATCCTATACCGACCGTGACGGCAACAAGGTGGAGCGCACCGAGTGGCACCGGGTTTCGGTGTTCCAGCGCCAGGCGGAAAACTGCGCCGCGTACCTTGCCAAGGGCAGCCTTGTCTATGTGGAGGGCAGCCTGCAGACCCGCAAATGGCAGGACCAGCAGGGCCAGGACCGTTATACCACCGAGATTAAGGCCCAGCGGGTGCAGTTTCTGGACCGCAAGGGCGAAGGCCCGCGCGGCGGCCAGGGCGGCCCCGGCGGCTATGAGGACGACTATGGCGCGCCCGCGCAGCGTCGCGGCGGCCAGGGCGGCGGCCCGCGCGGTGGGCAGCAGGGCGGCGGCAAGCCGCAGCCCCGGCAGCCGGAAGAAGACTTGGGTCCGGCTTTCCCTTCCGAGGCCTCCAATATGGACGATGTGCCCTTTTAGCGCAGATTACCTTTGAGAATATGCCTTCTCAAAGGTTACGCACGCTCGTTTCGGCGCTTACCAGCGCAGATGCAGGGCGCTTACGCTTCCACAGCGGGCGTCAGTCGCCAGGGCATTCCAATGTTGCAATGCCGTGCGGGCGGCAAGCCGCGCGCTCGCGAGCCGGAACGCCGCCACCAGCGTGATTGTTATACAAAGTCCACGGACGTCCCTGCGCAGCGTCCGTGGGCTTTGGCTTTGTTTGCGCGGCGGCCAAGGCGGCCCCGGCGGCTATGAGGACGACTATGGCGCGCCCGCGCAGCGTCGCGGCGGTCAGTCCGTTTCTTCGGGGATTGTCAGGGTGCCCAGAATGCGTTTTTCTTCGTGCGCCGGTTCCATGGTCACCTGGCCCACATCCGTTGGGTCGGTCAGCTCCCCATAAAACACGCAGCGGTTTCTTCCCTGGCGTTTGGCCGCATAGGTGGCCATATCCGCATGGTTGAAAAGCGTGGCGAAGTCCCGCCCGTCCTGGGGATAACAGGCCACCCCCAGGCTGGCGGTAAGGGAGAGGCTTGCCTCTGAGGCGCGGCACTGCGTGCGCAGCTGACTGACCAACCTTTGGGCGCGCTGGCGGATCTGCTCCCTGGACATCCTGGCAGTGCAAAAGACCAGGAATTCGTCCCCGCCCACCCGGCCCACGATGTCCGTATTGCGGAAGTTGCGGCTGATGATCCGGGCCATTTCAATGATGGCCTTGTCGCCCGCCGCGTGGCCCAGCCTGTCGTTGACGCTTTTGAAGTTGTCAAAATCGATCATGAACATGGCGTTGCCGCCGTCGTCCCCCGGCGCGTCTTCGTGCTGGTTAAGCATGTCCAGCATCCGCGCGGCGGCCTGCTCCGTAGCTTTTTTGTTGCGCATGCCCGTGGCGCTGTCCCTGTTGGCCTGGGAGCGGAGCTGAAATTCCAGGGCTTTTTGCTGGTCAATATCCGTAATAATGCCGAAAACATAAATGGGTTTGTCCTGGGCATTGGTCAGGTTGGAGGCCTCAATGCGGTACCAGCGGGCTTGCCTCTCGGCGTCGTAGAGGCGCAGATCCAGGGCGATTTTGACGTGGTGCGGGCGTTGGCGCACGGCCGTCTGGAAGGCGGCCAGGCGTTCCCGGTCCTGCTCGTGCACGGGGATGCCGGTGTGCTGGGGATCCGGCTCCAGGATGTTGAATACGCGGCCGAAAGTCTGCAGCCATTGGGCGGAACAGGAAAAATGGCCTGATTCCAGGTTCTGCTCAAAGATGATGATGTCGTGCTGCTCCAGAATGAAATGGTAGCGCTCGTCGGAAATGCGTTTGGCCTGAGCGGCCTCTTTGTTGTGGCTCACGTCAAAGATGATGCTCTGGATGTAGGGCGCGCCGTGGTCCACGCTGACCGGGGAGCCTTTGTGGCACATCCAGATGAGGGCCCCGCTTTTGGCCCGCACGCGGTATTCCGCATCAATGTGCAGCCCGCTTTCCAGCTGCTGTTCCATGGTGTTCAGGGCGCTTTCTCTATCGTGCTCATAGATGGTGGAGGCAAAGTCGTGGCCGAAATTGTGCAGAAATTCTTCCCTGGAATACCCGAGCATTTTTAAGAAATTGGGGCTGAGAAACAGGAAGGGCCCGTGCAGACCGGCGAACTTGATGACCCCGTCGGAAATGCTGGAAATGATGGAGCGGTAATCCTCCTGCTGCAGGCGCAACCTGTGGGCCGCGCGCCGCACCATGTACATCAAGGCCACGGCCAGCAGCGTAACCACCAGGATGATGCGCCAGATCAGGGTGGTGGTGATGGCGTTTTGCCGGGCCACCAGCTCTTTTTCCACTTGCTGCGGCAAGAGGGAAACCACCTGCCAGCCGAAGTCCGGCAACGGGCTGGTGTAAAGATAAAGGCGTTGGCCGGAATCGTGGTCGGCAAAATGCACAGCCGCGTTTTGCAGGCCTGCCTTGAACCGTCGCTGCAAAAAGCCGCGCAGGGATGGCGGCAACCCCTCCTGGCCGAACAGGGGCAGCAGATCCTCCATGCGTTTCTCCGGCGGGGGCGTCCAGAACAGGGCCTGCGCGTTGTCGTCCACCACCACGGTGTAGATGCTGCGGCCAAAGGCCATGGATTCCAGGCTTTGCTCCACCCGGTTCGGTTTGACGCCGCCCACAAGCACCGCCGCGACCTGGCCGCTGCGCCATACCGGCGCAGCCATGATCAGACATCGATCCTGCGGGCTGGTTTCCCGCATGCTGAAGCCTGCCGCGCCCGCGCGGGCCCGCAAAAAGGCCGGCGTATGGCTGTGGTCCACCGGGTTGCCATTGCAATCCGTTCCCTTGCCGTCCAGATCCGTCAGGCTGTAACAGCGCAGCCCTTGCGCCCGCAGCATGGGGGCCAGAGTGGTGACCATGCTGGCGGCTTCTCCCGGCGTTTTGTCGTCCAGCACTGCGGCCGCGCTTTTTAGTTCCGCCAGCTGTGCGGCGGCGGTCCGTTCCAAGCTGTTGGTATGGCGCTGGTGTATCTCCTGCAGCCGGGTAACCATGCTCTGGCTGAGGTTCTGGTTGGTCTGGTCCGCATAGTCATGTACAAAAAAAAGCAGCACCAGGAACAGTGCCGGCAAAAAAAGCGCCAAGGCGATGACGGTAACGGGCTTGGACATACGCACATCCGAGTGTTGGGTAAGGGCAGACTAATATCTTTGCCGGACAAAGGGAAGCTCTGGACCCGGCTTGAAAGATATTTTTAGGGTACGGAATTCTGTGAGACCCTTGGAAAACGCCGAAATGAGATCTATAGGTCTCAAGGGTTCCCCAGGATTCGGATGCGGCGGGGGGCAGGTGTTCCGGGGGCACGTTGTCGCGGTCTCAGGGGTTCCCCAGGATTCGGATGCGGCGGGGGCTTCAGCCCATGTAGTCCGGCGGCGGCGTGTCAAAACCCCGCAGGATTGCCAGCAGGCCCTGCGACCATTGGCTGCGGATGCTGTAGAAGTAGGGGTCCGTTTCCGTAATGCGCCTGCCCGCGGGCAAGGTCAGGCTGTCGGCCTTGTAGACCATGAGGTCTATGGGAAAGCCCACGGAAAGGTTGGAGCGGATGGTGGAATCGAAGGAGACCAGCGTGGCCCGCACAGCGTCGTCCAGGTTGCTTTCGTAATTGATGGCCCGGTCAAGAATGGGTTTGCCGTATTTGCTTTCGCCGATTTGAAAGAACGGCGTGTCACGGGTGGCGTAGATGCTGTTGCCCTCGTTGTAGATAAGATAGAGGCGCATGCCGTGCCCCTTGATCTGCCCGCCCAGCAAAAAGGTGCTGCCGAAGCCGCCGCCCTCCTGCACCATGGTGGCCATCTGCTTGGTCTGGTAGGCTACTTCAGTGGCGTAGCGGCCCACCATTTCCGCCGCTTCGGAGAGGCTGGGGATGTTGCCCAGGTGCTGGCGGTCGTCCTGCCGCAGTTCGCGCCGCAGGCGATTGACTACCGCCTGGGAGGTGGCAAGGTTGCCCGCCGTAAGCAGAAAAATGACCCGTTCCCCCTCCGCGCCGAAGGTGAACATCTTTTTGAAGGTGGAAATATGGTCCACCCCGGCGTTGGTGCGCGTGTCGCTGGCCAGAACCATCCCGCTTTTCAGGCGGATGCCGACGCAATAACTCATACTCTTCCCCGGAGAGGCTTGCAGGTTGCGGCAACAAAGGGCCTATGCCGTTCTGTATAAGCCCCCGGCGGCCGCGCCGCAACCGTTGGCCCGGAGCCTTTTGAACTTGCGGCATTGCAACCTGCAATGCCGTGGCGGCTGGCCAGCAGACACTCGCCGTGCAGGCGTGAGCGCAATGTATTTGCGCTGGTGAGCGTCGGAACGAGCCTGTCGTAACCTTTGCGAATGCCTGTGCGCAAAGGTAACCAGATCTGAAAGGGCCTTGGCGGCCGCGCCAGGCATTACTGCTGGGCCGCCACCTGCACGCGGTAGTCCATATGCTCGTGCCCGCCCCCCACGCGGATGCCCCGCACGGGCGCGGCGTCGTTGTAGTCCAGGCCCAGGGCGATTTGCACATGCCGGGCCGGGGCGAACAGCTGGTTGCTTACGTCAAAAACGTACCAGCGGCCGTCCAGCCAGGCTTCGGCCCAGGCATGGCTCGCCAGGTGCTGCTCTGACTCAGTATAAAGATACCCGGAAACGTAGCGCGCAGGCACGCCCATGGCCCGCGCCCCGGCCAGGAAAACGTGGGTGTGGTCCTGGCAGACCCCAACGCCCAGGGCAAAGGCCTCGTCCGCCGAGGTACTGACGCCCGTGCGGCCCTTGGCGTAGGGCATGTGGGCCAGGATGTCGGCGCTGAAGGCCTGCAGCGCCCTGCGGCTGACGCCCCGGCCCAGGCGGCGCGCGGCCATTTCCCGGATGGGGCCGGTGCAGCGCGTGAGCGGCGTTTCGCGCAGGAACAGCCCTGGCGGCAGGCGGTCGTCCTCCAGCCAGTCCAGGTCTTCTTCCAGTTCTACCTCGCCCTGGGCTTTGATGCGCAGGCACTCGTGCGGTTCCGGCAGGCTCAGCAGGGTGCAGCAGTTGCCGAAGCCGTCAAAAAGCTCGCTGCCGCAGCGGGGCAGGGCGAGGCTCCAGGAAAGCACTTTTTGTCGCCCCAGGCTCAGGGGCGTTACCCGCAAAAGCTGGATGCTGCGTTTGGTGGGGCTGTCATAGGCATAGCAGGTCTCGTGGGTCACCTTGATTTTCATACGCCATCCTCAAAAAGTTCGTTGAGCCGGTCAAGCCAGCGGTAAAACAGCTGTACGTCCAGGGTAAAGACCATGGCCTGGGCGGGCTGTTTCAGCTGATCCCAGGCCGTGCCCGAAGGCAGGCCCGTGGTCGCCATGGCCAGTTGCCGGAATTGCCCGGCGTGGCTGTCGCCGAAGCGGATATGGTTGTCCAGGGTTTCCACCGCGTCGCCCAGCTGCCAGAAAAGGCTCACCAGCGGCTCCTGGGACTGCATGGCCCGCTGGCAGGCCTGCAGCTGAAAGCAGGCCGCCCGCTGGCTGCCCGCCTGGCGCAGCCGGTTGACCGTGTTGAACAGGTCGTAGGCGTCCTGGTCGATAACGCCGCGCACGGTCTGCACGTTGTCGTTAACGCGCTCAAACAGGGCCGACAGCTCCTTGGCGCGCATGGTTTCGTCCAGGTCGGCCGGGTCCGCGCGCAGACCCATGGCCCGGACGCAGGCGGCCGCATTGACGGCCTGGGGGCCGAAAAAGCGGCCGTAGAGGCGCTCTGTGCGCTGCATGTAGCGGCCAAGCCAGTAGAGATCGCCGGCGGTGGAAAGCAGCAGGGTCATCACGCGCCCTCCGTTCCGGTCTGTAAGTTGCGGGGCGCGCCCTGGGGGCGCAGCACCCAGGTATCCTTGACCCCGCCGCCCTGGGAGGAATTGACCACCAGCGAACCTTCGCGCAGGGCCACGCGGGTGAGGCCCCCGGCCGAAAGACGCACCTTTTGGGGGCTGGTGAGCACAAAGGGCCGCAGGTCGATGTGCCGGGGGGCGATGCCTTCCTCCACGCAGGTGGGGCAGGTGGAAAGGGCCAGGGTGGGCTGGGCGATGAAATTGCGCGGCGCGGCCAGGATGCGCTCCCGGTAGGCGGCGATCTCCGCCCTGGTGGAACGCGGCCCCACCAGCATGCCGTAGCCGCCGGAGCCCTGGGTTTCCTTGACCACCAGCTCACCCAGGTGCTCCAGCACATAGGCGAGGTCGTCCTTTTTGCGGCACATCCAGGTGGGCACGTTGTGCAGGATGGGCTTTTCA from Desulfovibrio legallii encodes:
- a CDS encoding transglutaminase family protein, encoding MKIKVTHETCYAYDSPTKRSIQLLRVTPLSLGRQKVLSWSLALPRCGSELFDGFGNCCTLLSLPEPHECLRIKAQGEVELEEDLDWLEDDRLPPGLFLRETPLTRCTGPIREMAARRLGRGVSRRALQAFSADILAHMPYAKGRTGVSTSADEAFALGVGVCQDHTHVFLAGARAMGVPARYVSGYLYTESEQHLASHAWAEAWLDGRWYVFDVSNQLFAPARHVQIALGLDYNDAAPVRGIRVGGGHEHMDYRVQVAAQQ
- a CDS encoding sensor domain-containing diguanylate cyclase, with translation MSKPVTVIALALFLPALFLVLLFFVHDYADQTNQNLSQSMVTRLQEIHQRHTNSLERTAAAQLAELKSAAAVLDDKTPGEAASMVTTLAPMLRAQGLRCYSLTDLDGKGTDCNGNPVDHSHTPAFLRARAGAAGFSMRETSPQDRCLIMAAPVWRSGQVAAVLVGGVKPNRVEQSLESMAFGRSIYTVVVDDNAQALFWTPPPEKRMEDLLPLFGQEGLPPSLRGFLQRRFKAGLQNAAVHFADHDSGQRLYLYTSPLPDFGWQVVSLLPQQVEKELVARQNAITTTLIWRIILVVTLLAVALMYMVRRAAHRLRLQQEDYRSIISSISDGVIKFAGLHGPFLFLSPNFLKMLGYSREEFLHNFGHDFASTIYEHDRESALNTMEQQLESGLHIDAEYRVRAKSGALIWMCHKGSPVSVDHGAPYIQSIIFDVSHNKEAAQAKRISDERYHFILEQHDIIIFEQNLESGHFSCSAQWLQTFGRVFNILEPDPQHTGIPVHEQDRERLAAFQTAVRQRPHHVKIALDLRLYDAERQARWYRIEASNLTNAQDKPIYVFGIITDIDQQKALEFQLRSQANRDSATGMRNKKATEQAAARMLDMLNQHEDAPGDDGGNAMFMIDFDNFKSVNDRLGHAAGDKAIIEMARIISRNFRNTDIVGRVGGDEFLVFCTARMSREQIRQRAQRLVSQLRTQCRASEASLSLTASLGVACYPQDGRDFATLFNHADMATYAAKRQGRNRCVFYGELTDPTDVGQVTMEPAHEEKRILGTLTIPEETD
- a CDS encoding peptidase, giving the protein MSYCVGIRLKSGMVLASDTRTNAGVDHISTFKKMFTFGAEGERVIFLLTAGNLATSQAVVNRLRRELRQDDRQHLGNIPSLSEAAEMVGRYATEVAYQTKQMATMVQEGGGFGSTFLLGGQIKGHGMRLYLIYNEGNSIYATRDTPFFQIGESKYGKPILDRAINYESNLDDAVRATLVSFDSTIRSNLSVGFPIDLMVYKADSLTLPAGRRITETDPYFYSIRSQWSQGLLAILRGFDTPPPDYMG
- a CDS encoding alpha-E domain-containing protein, with the protein product MMTLLLSTAGDLYWLGRYMQRTERLYGRFFGPQAVNAAACVRAMGLRADPADLDETMRAKELSALFERVNDNVQTVRGVIDQDAYDLFNTVNRLRQAGSQRAACFQLQACQRAMQSQEPLVSLFWQLGDAVETLDNHIRFGDSHAGQFRQLAMATTGLPSGTAWDQLKQPAQAMVFTLDVQLFYRWLDRLNELFEDGV
- a CDS encoding single-stranded DNA-binding protein, encoding MLNKVMIIGRLGRDPELRYTQSGAPVASLNVATDESYTDRDGNKVERTEWHRVSVFQRQAENCAAYLAKGSLVYVEGSLQTRKWQDQQGQDRYTTEIKAQRVQFLDRKGEGPRGGQGGPGGYEDDYGAPAQRRGGQGGGPRGGQQGGGKPQPRQPEEDLGPAFPSEASNMDDVPF
- a CDS encoding acetyl-CoA carboxylase carboxyl transferase subunit alpha/beta; its protein translation is MDNTIEKHIQNLRDRLAYLVDIFAGKHKDNAQLLEEKLAAFASRARAGQLEDPFAELATVEDLFGYVERRLDAGITPMDRVRIVRHPQRICLRDILENVYDNFTEVGGQDEHSLDPSMLIARAVITRRRGKKTYTQSVMVIGQEKGHGAEFRNGGSVKPWGNAKAQQYMRVAETEGIPIHTYIFTPGSYPLEDYPGAAQQIARNIYSMAGLRVPVVTVISEGGSGGAEAIGLADKRLMLSHGYYSVISPEGAAAIEGRLKAGQRATPELIEHCAEHLKITAQDNLKFGYIDRIVQEPPLGARPWHFDFFRQLRQEVLRATDEVVISTRKMPVLKRLALSRVRRPDANLDDMYTRWGLSSAAKDRLRAKRQQKFLRLSRQAARDRRPFLTKMAAASWDWISKPWISFKYDFYRKHQRQIRTFVEEMGNEWEVFKGRLLAPWRRLTRKLPSARPDNKAKELTALSTWSDDGRRSKWNYISPRYKIDRAVTCPNSASYGCLDLWGPDLFAEFAGVCSHCGYHFPMEPEWYVKNVFDLGSVFEFNSEIEAGNPLDFPGFGERIAAAQKKTGAKSGCMTFEARIDNIKMVVAMLMGTFRGGSVGAAEGYKFVEAAQRAAKKRYPFLAYVHGTAGIRIQEGTHGVIQMPRCTVAVRRYIESGGLYMVLYDTNSFAGPVASFLGCSPYQFAVRSSNIGFAGPGVIKETTGMDVPPKYHRSYRALSRGHIQAIWDRRQIRANLKQALLTIGGRNLYYR
- a CDS encoding biotin attachment protein; this translates as MINISALLDEIKAAPYREIVISTPHTGRVTFAGLHQGETALGPQGLWKEKPGTLVATLEREHNPKPICAPEKGEVSRIHTELEGAFVEAGTPLAVLRHKLTRAEVEHIILQKALHLFLAPERAKYYFTPEVDKKIRAADAQSVAVRDGMEILIMSRMKREVPLNYTGPDGVIYAVYFKYNENMDVGAPLIGVCPKDQLSAIQEVVMRVRTEWSETE